From one Lolium rigidum isolate FL_2022 chromosome 4, APGP_CSIRO_Lrig_0.1, whole genome shotgun sequence genomic stretch:
- the LOC124647404 gene encoding pumilio homolog 23-like, whose amino-acid sequence MNLRGTKNQNASLSANASTNVIRKKVEPETAKYFLEISNLFDNKEIDLEDRSTICANALEETKGKELQLVTDGVISHTLQILVQGCELEPLCMFLRSCIHSFPVIAMDKFGSHVAEAALKSLATHLEDGTSRVIVQEILSKICKVIAADATNVMCSCYGSHVLRTLLCLCKGVPLDSLKDFHTTKRSAVLAERLSCGSSRSGDQNPTNFERGFSVPVCLGCS is encoded by the exons ATGAATCTCAGGGGTACGAAGAATCAGAATGCATCACTATCCGCCAATGCTTCAACGAATGTAATAAG GAAAAAGGTTGAACCTGAAACTGCAAAGTACTTTCTGGAGATATCGAATCTCTTTGACAATAAGGAGATTGATTTGGAGGACCGGTCGACCATATGCGCTAATGCTCTGGAGGAAACTAAAGGGAAAGAGCTCCAACTCGTCACTGATGGTGTAATAAGCCACACCTTGCAGATTCTTGTCCAAGGCTGCGAGTTGGAGCCGTTGTGCATGTTCCTCCGCAGCTGTATTCACTCTTTTCCTGTTATTGCCATGGACAAATTTGGATCTCATGTGGCTGAAGCAGCTCTCAAGTCACTGGCAACACATCTTGAAGATGGGACCTCCAGGGTCATTGTACAAGAGATATTGAGCAAGATATGCAAG GTTATTGCTGCCGACGCTACTAATGTGATGTGCAGCTGCTATGGATCTCATGTTCTAAGGACGCTTCTCTGTCTTTGTAAGGGTGTCCCATTAGATTCATTGAAAGATTTCCACACGACAAAGAGATCTGCTGTTCTGGCTGAACGATTGAGCTGTGGTTCAAGTAGATCAGGCGACCAGAATCCCACAAACTTCGAACGTGGTTTCTCAgtgcctgtttgtttgggctgcagctga
- the LOC124647403 gene encoding pumilio homolog 23-like translates to MFKAFVRQMLQNAKNGISMLLTEKNSSLVLQTVLKLSAGDDHELNHIISVLLGYDQDDTAQKEYNNEQKNKIVALLEDTAYSHYRCCSEELRSNMLIGTLKGALFAISSHHCGNYVVQALISSAKTADQMKQIWEELGPKIKELFELGKTGVVASILAACQRLETNRLESSEALSAAITSDSESPDSIVAHILFLENFLREKSYWKWPPGVKMSVLGCVMLQSIFQYPHQYIRQYVASLLALDDDQILQIAKDSVT, encoded by the exons ATGTTCAAAGCTTTTGTCAGGCAAATGCTACAAAATGCAAAAAATGGCATTTCCATGTTACTAACTGAGAAGAACAGTAGCCTTGTTTTACAG ACTGTGTTGAAATTATCAGCTGGTGATGATCATGAGTTGAATCACATTATATCCGTTCTTCTTGGTTACGATCAGGATGACACTGCTCAGAAGGAATATAACAATGAACAAAAGAATAAAATCGTCGCTTTACTTGAAGACACTGCTTATA GTCATTATAGATGTTGCTCCGAGGAACTGCGCAGCAATATGCTTATAGGCACTCTTAAAGGTGCATTATTTGCAATCTCATCTCACCACTGTGGTAATTATGTCGTACAAGCTTTAATCTCATCAGCCAAAACTGCAGATCAG ATGAAGCAAATCTGGGAGGAACTTGGTCCTAAAATCAAGGAATTGTTTGAGCTAGGTAAAACGGGAGTGGTGGCTTCCATTTTAGCCGCATGCCAGCGGCTTGAAACAAATCGCCTTGAG AGCTCTGAAGCTCTTTCTGCAGCAATAACATCAGATTCCGAGTCTCCTGATAGCATTGTTGCACATATACTCTTTCTTGAGAATTTCCTCCGGGAGAAATCTTATTGGAAATGGCCACCTGGTGTCAAGATGAGTGTTCTTGGTTGCGTGATGCTGCAGTCAATTTTTCAATACCCACAT CAATATATTCGGCAATATGTTGCAAGCTTGCTGGCTTTGGACGATGATCAGATCCTCCAGATTGCCAAGGACTctgtgacatag